The genomic region TTTGTCAAAAAGAACTTATTGTTAGATATAAAAAGCCAGCGTTGAACTGGCTTTTTTTTGCTCCCCCTCTTGGGCTCGAACCAAGGACCCTCTGATTAACAGTCAGATGCTCTAACCAACTGAGCTAAGGAGGAAGGTGTGTTACCTTTATTGCGGTGCAAATATAAGTCGAAATTTTAATCTCGCAAATAAAATGCTTAAAAAAATTAGAAAAATTTATCGGCAATCAGCTGATAGATGTCCTTCCCGAAGGTTAAGGCCATTAGAGTCAGTAAGATAATCATCCCGAAAGTCTGCACGTGACCCATCGCTTTTTCGCTTAATTTTCTTCCGGTTATCATCTCAGCAATCGTAAATAGGGCGTGACCACCGTCTAATCCCGGGATTGGTAGTAAATTCATAAACGCCAAACCGATCGAAAATAGTGCTGTGAAGTTCCAGATAAACTCCCAGTTCCACTGATCCGGTAAAGCGCGTGCAATTCCAACCGGGCTTTTTACATGCTTATACGCCTCCGTTTTTGGACGTAAAATCAGTTTAAATTGTTTTACGTTATAAACCAATAAAGCATAGGATTCTTTAACGGCTTCCGGGATTGCCTGGAAAAGGGATAATTTGTTTACTACCTCAAAGTCCATTTTGTCTTTAAACGTTGGTAAAAAGCCAATTTTTCCGTCGCTGTCTACTAAAGTTTTTAAGTTGACTCTTTCGTTGTTACGGATTACGGTAATGCTTACCGAATCGTTTTTATGAGCGTTAAGATTATCACGCAATTCGTCAAAGAATTTAAACTCTTTGTTGTCGATCGCTACCAGATGATCTCCTTTTTTAAATCCGGCTTTAAAAGCTTCCGATTTCGGCGTAACTGAATCGACTACCACGCTCGAAAGACGCGGCTGAATAAAATCACGACCTTCTTTTCCGATGATTTCTGCTTTCTGCGGATCGGTTAGGATAATCGTTTTCTTTTCACCGTTACGCTCGATGTCTATTTTGTCTCCTAAAAGGATGTCTAACGTCATACGATTAAAACGATCCTGGTATTTACCATCTACCGCTAAAATCTTATCACCGTTTTTAAAACCGACATTTAAACCGGTTTCACCAAAAGCCAGTCCGTTTTTCTGAATGGCTTCCGTAGCAATATATTTCTGACCGTAGGTTACATAGACCATCGTATAAATAAACCAGGCCAAAAGGATGTTTACAATAATACCACCCAACATGATGATAAGACGTTGCCAGGCCGGTTTCGAACGGAATTCCCATGGTTGTGGTTCCTGTTTCATCTGTTCCAGGTCCATGCTTTCATCAACCATTCCGGCTAATTTTACATAACCGCCAATTGGCAACCATCCGATTCCCCATTCTGTTTCGCCGATCTTCTTTTTTAATAATGAGAATCCCGCATCCATAAAGAGATAGAATTTTTCTACGCGTACTTTAAACATTCTGGCGGTGATATAATGCCCGAATTCATGGAGGATAACTAATACAGAAAGTATGAAAAGGATTTGCCCTAATTGTATCATTTTTTAAAGACTTTTTTTATTGTAAACGACAAAAGTAAGGTTTTCACCTTACTTTTTATCATGGAATTACAGATTGCCTATTTTTTTATAA from Flavobacterium sp. WV_118_3 harbors:
- the rseP gene encoding RIP metalloprotease RseP produces the protein MIQLGQILFILSVLVILHEFGHYITARMFKVRVEKFYLFMDAGFSLLKKKIGETEWGIGWLPIGGYVKLAGMVDESMDLEQMKQEPQPWEFRSKPAWQRLIIMLGGIIVNILLAWFIYTMVYVTYGQKYIATEAIQKNGLAFGETGLNVGFKNGDKILAVDGKYQDRFNRMTLDILLGDKIDIERNGEKKTIILTDPQKAEIIGKEGRDFIQPRLSSVVVDSVTPKSEAFKAGFKKGDHLVAIDNKEFKFFDELRDNLNAHKNDSVSITVIRNNERVNLKTLVDSDGKIGFLPTFKDKMDFEVVNKLSLFQAIPEAVKESYALLVYNVKQFKLILRPKTEAYKHVKSPVGIARALPDQWNWEFIWNFTALFSIGLAFMNLLPIPGLDGGHALFTIAEMITGRKLSEKAMGHVQTFGMIILLTLMALTFGKDIYQLIADKFF